Proteins from a single region of Sesamum indicum cultivar Zhongzhi No. 13 linkage group LG5, S_indicum_v1.0, whole genome shotgun sequence:
- the LOC105161826 gene encoding uncharacterized protein LOC105161826 isoform X2 codes for MQKLARTWRKSREDGDVDGYSLPTRDDSRPIDTREQEELVRSLEKSQAQQSLLWRSVFAGLVLCYMVFLMYSIHQQAYSPWELRYHAYFMYEVDSRSILIAEGAAVLVCLMIITGLVHNSRRHRIWLWCSLVPGTLLAVFWLHHILRLAKFRWEITWLPLAPLGGAGIALYVDHLLNESSEEVRKLRGYMYAYKAY; via the exons ATGCAGAAACTCGCGAGGACATGGAGAAAATCGCGCGAGGATGGCGATGTCGACGGCTACTCTCTTCCTACTCGCGACGACTCCCGGCCGATTGACACCCGAG AGCAAGAGGAATTGGTAAGGTCCTTGGAGAAGAGTCAAGCTCAGCAGTCTCTTTTATGGAGG AGTGTGTTCGCTGGGCTGGTTTTATGTTATATGGTTTTCCTCATGTACTCAATCCATCAGCAGGCTTATTCTCCTTGGGAATTG CGATATCATGCTTACTTCATGTACGAGGTTGATTCACGGAGCATACTAATTGCAG AAGGGGCAGCTGTTTTGGTATGCTTAATGATCATCACTGGCTTGGTACATAACTCAAGACGCCATCGCATTTGGCTTTGGTGTTCACTTGTCCCTGGTACGTTATTGGCAGTCTTCTGGTTGCACCACATACTGAG ATTAGCGAAGTTTCGGTGGGAAATCACATGGCTTCCTTTGGCGCCACTGGG CGGAGCTGGAATCGCCCTTTATGTGGATCATTTACTCAATGAGTCATCTGAAGAAGTCAGGAAACTTCGTGGATACATGTACGCTTACAAAGCTTATTGA
- the LOC105161821 gene encoding probable caffeoyl-CoA O-methyltransferase At4g26220 codes for MENKAKRITTFMDKGLLRTTELYKYLLETSVYPREAESLKELRALTFTHPWAVMGTAPDAGQFMALILKLINAKKTIEIGVFTGYSLLLTALTIPDDGKITAIDVDRSAYEIGLPVIEKVGVKYKINFIESEALPILDQLLKDPQNRGTFDFAFVDADKVNYTNYHEKLLELLKPGGVVIYDNTLWGGSVAMPEDLVPKGRLSMRSATIEFNNYLAADGRVQISQVPLGDGITMCRRL; via the exons ATGGAAAACAAAGCAAAGAGGATTACTACCTTTATGGACAAAGGTTTGCTTCGAACAACAGAGTTATACAAG TATTTATTGGAGACGAGTGTGTATCCACGTGAAGCCGAATCTCTCAAGGAGCTAAGAGCTCTCACTTTCACTCATCCCTG GGCCGTCATGGGTACTGCACCTGATGCTGGCCAGTTTATGGCCTTGATCTTAAAGCTAATTAATGCGAAAAAGACGATTGAAATTGGAGTCTTTACTGGATATTCCCTGCTCTTGACTGCCCTTACAATTCCTGACGACGGAAAG ATTACTGCCATAGACGTGGATCGGAGTGCTTACGAGATCGGATTACCTGTAATTGAGAAGGTTGGGGTCAAGTACAAGATCAATTTTATCGAGTCTGAGGCTCTTCCAATTCTTGATCAATTATTGAAAGAT CCTCAGAATAGAGGAACGTTTGACTTTGCTTTCGTGGATGCTGATAAAGTcaattacacaaactaccatGAGAAATTGTTGGAGCTCTTGAAACCTGGAGGAGTAGTTATTTACGATAACACGCTTTGGGGAGGGTCAGTTGCGATGCCTGAGGACTTGGTTCCAAAGGGTAGACTGAGTATGAGGAGTGCTACGATTGAGTTCAATAATTACTTGGCAGCTGACGGTCGTGTGCAAATTTCTCAAGTTCCTTTGGGTGATGGTATTACCATGTGTCGTCGTCTGTGA
- the LOC105161825 gene encoding uncharacterized protein LOC105161825, whose protein sequence is MFVLQPCAPVFHTLPTSISGQSNKYTLFLDAGTPRRARCSSRLYSHVTRVRSKNKQPQMEMNGFDATGGGEMEDEDDVSWRGGGFGGREGEEKDYDRDPEFAEILGSCLDDPDKARAKMEERLRKKRNKILHTKTGSPDPMQVKFNKFDFTNSYIWLEFYNAPLEKDVSLICDTIRSWHIVGRLGGCNSMNMQLSQSLLDKRPTYDAIQGANVTPTTFYNIGDLELQDNLARIWVDIGTSEPLLLDILINALTQISSDYVGIKQVMFGGSEFGNWRENLKSEDAGYSIHKI, encoded by the exons ATGTTTGTCCTTCAACCCTGCGCGCCGGTTTTCCATACACTGCCAACTTCAATTTCAGGCCAATCGAATAAATACACACTGTTCTTGGATGCCGGAACCCCACGTCGCGCCCGCTGTTCTTCCAGGCTATACTCACATGTCACGCGAGTAAGGAGTAAGAATAAGCAGCCCCAGATGGAAATGAATGGTTTTGATGCTACTGGTGGTGGTGAAATGGAGGATGAGGATGATGTTTCGTGGCGTGGAGGCGGCTTCGGGGGTCGAGAAGGTGAAGAAAAGGATTATGATAGAGATCCTGAGTTTGCCGAGATTCTGGGGTCTTGCCTCGATGACCCGGATAAAGCTAGGGCTAAA ATGGAGGAGAGACTGAGAAAGAAGAGGAACAAGATATTACATACGAAAACTGGTTCGCCGGACCCAATGCAAGTGAAGTTTAACAA ATTTGATTTCACCAATTCATATATATGGTTGGAGTTCTACAATGCCCCGTTGGAGAAAGATGTTTCTTTGATTTGTGAT ACAATTCGGTCATGGCATATTGTTGGACGACTTGGTGGATGCAATTCTATGAATATGCAA TTATCACAATCTCTTTTGGACAAAAGGCCAACTTATGACGCTATTCAAGGAGCAAATGTTACTCCAACCACATTTTACAACATCGGGGACCTTGAGCTTCAAGATAATTTAGCTCGGATATG GGTGGATATTGGCACTAGTGAGCCTTTACTCTTGGACATTCTGATAAATGCATTGACACAAATAAGCTCCGA TTATGTCGGAATTAAGCAAGTGATGTTTGGTGGCTCGGAATTTGGGAATTGGAGGGAAAACTTGAAATCGGAGGACGCAGGATACAGCATTCACAAGATTTAG
- the LOC105161824 gene encoding histone acetyltransferase type B catalytic subunit isoform X2 encodes MGTKHHTSSDPISDKKRRRVGFSKTDAGIEANECIKIYLVSRKDEVDSPNSFQIEPIDLNQFFGDDGKIYGYQGLKVTVWLSSSSFHAYADISFESTSDGGKGITDLKSSLQNIFAENLVEKKDDFLRTFSSECHYVKSIASSAEALPRTPSNGCSGNSDCHKKEPVDVEVLRVSGIMVGHLYSRLVPLVLLLVDGSNPIDVTDPKWEMYILVQKVQEDSCMKLLGFAAVYRFHRYPDSMRLRLGQILILPPYQRKGYGCILLEVLNNVAISENVYDLTVEEPEDSLQHLKRENLSKKSQPCQCGPPGSIIEDVRRSLKINKKQFLQCWEILVYLRLDPVEKYMENYKTMISNRVKADVIGKESDGAAKRLIDIPTEFDPEMSFAMFKSQGNDANGIEKDDNQTNQEEQLRQLVDERLKQIKSVAEKVAVHQV; translated from the exons ATGGGAACGAAGCATCACACCTCCTCCGATCCAATCTCCGACAAGAAGCGCCGCCGGGTCGGCTTCTCCAAAACCG ATGCTGGAATTGAAGCTAATGAGTGTATCAAGATTTATCTCG TGTCTAGGAAAGATGAAGTGGATTCTCCAAACAGCTTCCAAATTGAACCAATTGATTTGAACCAATTTTTTGGAGATGATGGAAAGATATATGGTTACCAGGGCCTTAAG GTCACTGTTTGGCTAAGCAGCAGTTCCTTTCATGCATATGCTGATATTTCTTTTGAGAGCACATCAGAT GGAGGCAAGGGAATAACAGATCTGAAGTCTTCTCTCCAG AATATTTTTGCTGAGAATCTTGTTGAGAAGAAAGATGACTTTCTTCGAACATTTTCATCTGAATGCCATTATGTAAA ATCTATTGCCTCCAGTGCGGAAGCATTGCCCAGAACTCCTTCAAATGGTTGCAGTGGCAACTCGGATTGTCATAAAAAAGAACCTGTTGATGTGGAG GTTCTCCGGGTTAGTGGTATTATGGTGGGGCATCTTTATAGCCGATTGGTGCCACTTGTTCTGCTTCTAGTAGATG GTAGCAATCCTATTGATGTTACTGATCCAAAGTGggaaatgtatatattagtGCAGAAGGTTCAAGAAGACAGTTGCATGAAATTGCTTGGTTTTGCTGCTGTTTATCGTTTTCATCGCTACCCTGACAGCATGAGGCTGCGTCTTGGTCAG ATATTGATTCTACCTCCTTATCAGCGGAAGGGTTATGGTTGTATTCTTCTTGAAGTGCTCAACAATGTCGCAATATCAGAAAATGTTTATGACCTGACTGTTGAAGAACCGGAGGATTCCCTTCAACAC TTGAAGCGAGAAAACCTCTCAAAGAAAAGCCAGCCATGTCAATGTGGACCTCCTGGGAGTATCATTGAAGATGTGAGGagaagtttgaaaataaacaagaagCAGTTTCTGCAGTGCTGGGAGATCCTTGTCTACCTCAGATTAGATCCCGTTGAAAAATACATGGAGAACTACAAGACTATGATCTCAAATCGTGTAAAGGCTGATGTCATTGGAAAAGAATCTGATGGGGCTGCGAAGCGATTGATTGATATCCCAACCGAGTTTGATCCAGAAATGTCTTTTGCCATGTTCAAGTCCCAAGGCAATGATGCTAACGGCATTGAGAAGGATGATAACCAAACCAATCAAGAGGAGCAGCTCAGGCAATTAGTGGATGAAAGACTGAAACAGATTAAATCGGTTGCAGAGAAGGTGGCTGTACATCAAGTGTGA
- the LOC105161823 gene encoding F-box/LRR-repeat protein At4g29420 has protein sequence MDDLPPPLLLEILSRLSDSADVARCRVSSKTLNSLAREIRCVNLQCSYLRYAKSRSPLTRSGITPFKEVFYKLISELPIVESVSIGVEKPLRLVAYDDVEDEEDDLFLSDFNFVKAWLPKVCGNLRSVSISDFWVQSCWRRSDVLSLISSYCANLLELEIKNAWISVDGLTPMPKLTTLTLEFIRLDDENLEKLNECFPWLQDLNLIGVGGLKEPKIHLMHLRKCHWTLSNAPISISVIAPSLVKLTLKCVKPNLLLIDTPLVIDLNLSLESACNFIVKEFSHLEKLHLDSTGLRNLLARFPYGRTVKNLTAVSTRWEVPVGVSKSILELLLCAFPNVSSLTLTSGVWSELETYPALGVLDSWAQMKGLKEITAYLTVNDIEVTVSTIFALLDNCGGLSSMAMFIHRDVVSNITSNLISKCMAHCTRVRWKWGVWKEGTKDAWISDGI, from the exons ATGGACGACCTTCCTCCGCCTCTCCTCCTCGAAATCCTCAGCCGCCTCTCCGACTCCGCCGACGTGGCCCGCTGCCGGGTCTCCTCCAAAACCCTTAACTCACTCGCGCGGGAGATCCGATGCGTCAACCTCCAGTGCTCCTACCTCCGCTACGCCAAGTCACGATCCCCCCTAACCAGGTCGGGGATCACGCCGTTCAAGGAAGTTTTCTATAAACTGATTTCCGAATTGCCGATTGTGGAGAGCGTTTCGATCGGCGTTGAGAAGCCGCTGCGCCTCGTGGCTTACGACGACGTTGAAGACGAGGAGGATGATTTGTTCCTCAGCGACTTCAATTTCGTGAAGGCGTGGTTGCCGAAGGTTTGTGGAAATTTGAGGTCGGTGTCGATTTCGGATTTTTGGGTGCAGTCTTGCTGGAGGCGATCGGATGTCCTGTCGCTCATTTCTTCTTATT GTGCTAATCTCCTTGAGCTAGAGATTAAGAATGCATGGATATCTGTTGATGGATTAACTCCTATGCCAAAACTCACAACCTTGACGCTTGAATTCATAAGATTGGATGATGAGAACTTGGAAAAGCTCAATGAATGTTTCCCGTGGCTCCAGGATCTCAATTTGATTGGGGTTGGAGGACTTAAAGAACCCAAGATCCATCTCATGCACCTGAGAAAGTGCCATTGGACATTGTCTAATGCTCCAATCTCTATATCTGTTATTGCGCCCAGTCTAGTCAAGCTCACACTTAAATGTGTGAAGCCAAATCTCCTTCTCATTGACACTCCTTTAGTGATCGACTTGAATCTTTCTCTCGAGAGTGCTTGCAACTTCATAGTGAAAGAATTCTCCCATTTGGAAAAGCTTCACCTTGACTCAACAGGACTCCGCAATCTACTTGCTAGATTTCCTTATGGGAGAACGGTTAAGAATCTAACTGCTGTCTCGACAAGGTGGGAAGTACCTGTTGGAGTTTCCAAGTCTATTCTTGAGTTATTGCTTTGTGCTTTTCCAAATGTTAGCTCTCTTACTTTGACTTCTGGTGTTTGGTCCGAGTTGGAAACATACCCTGCACTGGGAGTCTTAGACTCCTGGGCTCAGATGAAGGGACTGAAAGAGATTACAGCATATTTAACTGTCAATGATATTGAGGTTACCGTGTCTACCATTTTCGCTTTATTGGATAATTGTGGTGGCCTGTCTAGCATGGCAATGTTCATCCACCGTGATGTCGTTTCTAATATCACCAGCAACCTCATTTCAAAGTGTATGGCCCATTGCACTAGGGTGAGATGGAAATGGGGAGTGTGGAAAGAGGGAACAAAAGATGCTTGGATTTCCGATGGGATCTAG
- the LOC105161824 gene encoding histone acetyltransferase type B catalytic subunit isoform X1, protein MGTKHHTSSDPISDKKRRRVGFSKTDAGIEANECIKIYLVSRKDEVDSPNSFQIEPIDLNQFFGDDGKIYGYQGLKVTVWLSSSSFHAYADISFESTSDGGKGITDLKSSLQNIFAENLVEKKDDFLRTFSSECHYVKSIASSAEALPRTPSNGCSGNSDCHKKEPVDVEVLRVSGIMVGHLYSRLVPLVLLLVDGSNPIDVTDPKWEMYILVQKVQEDSCMKLLGFAAVYRFHRYPDSMRLRLGQILILPPYQRKGYGCILLEVLNNVAISENVYDLTVEEPEDSLQHVRTCIDVKRLITFDLIHDALNPVISQLKRENLSKKSQPCQCGPPGSIIEDVRRSLKINKKQFLQCWEILVYLRLDPVEKYMENYKTMISNRVKADVIGKESDGAAKRLIDIPTEFDPEMSFAMFKSQGNDANGIEKDDNQTNQEEQLRQLVDERLKQIKSVAEKVAVHQV, encoded by the exons ATGGGAACGAAGCATCACACCTCCTCCGATCCAATCTCCGACAAGAAGCGCCGCCGGGTCGGCTTCTCCAAAACCG ATGCTGGAATTGAAGCTAATGAGTGTATCAAGATTTATCTCG TGTCTAGGAAAGATGAAGTGGATTCTCCAAACAGCTTCCAAATTGAACCAATTGATTTGAACCAATTTTTTGGAGATGATGGAAAGATATATGGTTACCAGGGCCTTAAG GTCACTGTTTGGCTAAGCAGCAGTTCCTTTCATGCATATGCTGATATTTCTTTTGAGAGCACATCAGAT GGAGGCAAGGGAATAACAGATCTGAAGTCTTCTCTCCAG AATATTTTTGCTGAGAATCTTGTTGAGAAGAAAGATGACTTTCTTCGAACATTTTCATCTGAATGCCATTATGTAAA ATCTATTGCCTCCAGTGCGGAAGCATTGCCCAGAACTCCTTCAAATGGTTGCAGTGGCAACTCGGATTGTCATAAAAAAGAACCTGTTGATGTGGAG GTTCTCCGGGTTAGTGGTATTATGGTGGGGCATCTTTATAGCCGATTGGTGCCACTTGTTCTGCTTCTAGTAGATG GTAGCAATCCTATTGATGTTACTGATCCAAAGTGggaaatgtatatattagtGCAGAAGGTTCAAGAAGACAGTTGCATGAAATTGCTTGGTTTTGCTGCTGTTTATCGTTTTCATCGCTACCCTGACAGCATGAGGCTGCGTCTTGGTCAG ATATTGATTCTACCTCCTTATCAGCGGAAGGGTTATGGTTGTATTCTTCTTGAAGTGCTCAACAATGTCGCAATATCAGAAAATGTTTATGACCTGACTGTTGAAGAACCGGAGGATTCCCTTCAACACGTGAGAACCTGCATTGACGTGAAGCGCCTAATTACATTTGACTTGATTCATGATGCACTTAATCCGGTCATTTCGCAGTTGAAGCGAGAAAACCTCTCAAAGAAAAGCCAGCCATGTCAATGTGGACCTCCTGGGAGTATCATTGAAGATGTGAGGagaagtttgaaaataaacaagaagCAGTTTCTGCAGTGCTGGGAGATCCTTGTCTACCTCAGATTAGATCCCGTTGAAAAATACATGGAGAACTACAAGACTATGATCTCAAATCGTGTAAAGGCTGATGTCATTGGAAAAGAATCTGATGGGGCTGCGAAGCGATTGATTGATATCCCAACCGAGTTTGATCCAGAAATGTCTTTTGCCATGTTCAAGTCCCAAGGCAATGATGCTAACGGCATTGAGAAGGATGATAACCAAACCAATCAAGAGGAGCAGCTCAGGCAATTAGTGGATGAAAGACTGAAACAGATTAAATCGGTTGCAGAGAAGGTGGCTGTACATCAAGTGTGA
- the LOC105161820 gene encoding probable caffeoyl-CoA O-methyltransferase At4g26220, with product MSAMKDLTATNKSIDKGLLQTTELYEYLLETSVYPREAESLKELRALTSTHPRAFMGTAPDAGQLMALILKLINAKKTIEVGVFTGYSLLLTALTIPDDGKITAIDVNQTTYEIGLPIIEKTGVKHKINFIESEALPVLDQLLKDPENKGTFDFAFVDADKDNYKNYHERVLELLKPGGVVIYDNTLWEGSVVTPEDLVPKSGLARRNAVIEFNKYLAADARVQISQVPVGDGITICSLL from the exons ATGAGTGCAATGAAAGACCTGACAGCGACTAACAAATCAATTGACAAAGGTTTGTTGCAAACAACAGAGTTGTACGAG TACTTACTGGAGACGAGTGTGTATCCACGTGAAGCTGAATCTCTCAAGGAGCTTAGAGCTCTCACTTCCACTCATCCGCG GGCATTCATGGGTACTGCACCTGATGCTGGGCAGCTTATGGCCTTGATCTTAAAGCTAATTAATGCAAAAAAGACGATTGAGGTTGGAGTGTTTACTGGATATTCCCTGCTCCTAACTGCCCTTACAATTCCCGATGATGGAAAG ATTACTGCCATAGACGTCAACCAAACCACATATGAGATCGGGTTGCCTATAATTGAAAAGACTGGGGTCAAACACAAGATCAATTTTATCGAGTCGGAGGCTCTTCCTGTTCTTGATCAATTACTGAAAGAT CCCGAGAACAAAGGGACCTTTGACTTTGCTTTCGTCGATGCTGACAAAGACAATTATAAGAACTACCATGAGAGAGTGTTGGAGCTTTTGAAACCTGGAGGAGTAGTTATTTACGATAATACGCTTTGGGAAGGGTCAGTTGTCACGCCTGAGGACTTGGTTCCTAAGAGCGGACTAGCAAGGAGGAACGCTGTGATTGAGTTTAACAAGTACTTGGCAGCTGATGCTCGTGTCCAAATTTCTCAAGTTCCTGTAGGTGATGGGATTACTATTTGTTCGCTTCTGTGA
- the LOC105161826 gene encoding uncharacterized protein LOC105161826 isoform X1 — MQKLARTWRKSREDGDVDGYSLPTRDDSRPIDTREQEELVRSLEKSQAQQSLLWRSVFAGLVLCYMVFLMYSIHQQAYSPWELSDDCLRLSFSSHAQRYHAYFMYEVDSRSILIAEGAAVLVCLMIITGLVHNSRRHRIWLWCSLVPGTLLAVFWLHHILRLAKFRWEITWLPLAPLGGAGIALYVDHLLNESSEEVRKLRGYMYAYKAY; from the exons ATGCAGAAACTCGCGAGGACATGGAGAAAATCGCGCGAGGATGGCGATGTCGACGGCTACTCTCTTCCTACTCGCGACGACTCCCGGCCGATTGACACCCGAG AGCAAGAGGAATTGGTAAGGTCCTTGGAGAAGAGTCAAGCTCAGCAGTCTCTTTTATGGAGG AGTGTGTTCGCTGGGCTGGTTTTATGTTATATGGTTTTCCTCATGTACTCAATCCATCAGCAGGCTTATTCTCCTTGGGAATTG TCCGATGATTGTCTTCGCTTGTCATTTTCATCTCATGCGCAGCGATATCATGCTTACTTCATGTACGAGGTTGATTCACGGAGCATACTAATTGCAG AAGGGGCAGCTGTTTTGGTATGCTTAATGATCATCACTGGCTTGGTACATAACTCAAGACGCCATCGCATTTGGCTTTGGTGTTCACTTGTCCCTGGTACGTTATTGGCAGTCTTCTGGTTGCACCACATACTGAG ATTAGCGAAGTTTCGGTGGGAAATCACATGGCTTCCTTTGGCGCCACTGGG CGGAGCTGGAATCGCCCTTTATGTGGATCATTTACTCAATGAGTCATCTGAAGAAGTCAGGAAACTTCGTGGATACATGTACGCTTACAAAGCTTATTGA